Within Methanocorpusculum vombati, the genomic segment GGTTGATGTTCACCATGACAGCGCCGATTTTGGCGGTGGCAAACTGCACGAGGACCCACTCGGCATAGTTCATTGCCCAGATGGCGACCCGCATGCCGCGCTCGACACCCAGCATCATGAGACCTTTGGCTACGGCATTGGTTGCATCTAGAAACTCCGTCCAGGTGTAGCGGAGGTTCTGTTCAACGGAGACGAGGGCATCATTGTCCGGGTACTTCGCTGCAATGCTGTTGAATACTTGTCCGACGGTTTTTCCAAGAAGCGGCTTCATGGATACACCGCATGCGTAGCTTTCGGCCATACTCCCTAAATGTTGGGGTTTGGAATATAAAAAACGTGGGCGGGAATGACAGGATGCATAAAAAAAGGAGTGGTCAGGCCTTTCTGACGGTGATCATGACATCGTCAACCATGATCACATCAACCGCTTCTCCGGAGACGGAGTAGACAAAGGAGGTGGTCCATGCACCCTCCGGGACGGCAGTTTCTTCGCCGTCCACGAGGATCGCTGCCGGCGGGGTAACTTTGTCCGCATCGGGCAGGGCATTGACTGCTGCCATGAATGCGCCTGCCTTACTGCGGAGCGTCTTGCCGACAACGCCTTTGTTGAACACGACGTCTCCGACCTTCTTCTCAAGGGACGGTTCTTCCGCCTTCCAGATAACCGTGCCGTTGACGGTTCTGCCGAGGTCTCCGGCGTCGTTTACGTCATGCGACGGCGTGTAGATGGTGACCTCGCCGAGCGGGGCGTTTAAGGCAAGACCCGCGTCGTGTTTGTACTTGCGGAGCACGCCGACGATCTTTACCACCAGCTCGCCGTCGCGCACGGCATCGGCGTCGGTGTAGGAGAAGTCAGCCCACGGGTGGTCGATGATTCTCTTCCCGCCGGAGAGGTGGTGGTAACACTCCTGCGCAAAGAACGGAATGTAGGGAGAGAGCATGGTACAGAGCGCGTCCATGGTGGTGCGGAGCGTGTAAACCGCACCGGCGCGGTCGGGGTCGGTGCTGTAGAGTCTGCCTTTCACCAGTTCGAGATACTCGTCGGCAAGTACATTCCAGGCAAAGTCGCGGATGAGTTTGAGACCTTTGTCGAAGAGGTAGTTCTCCATTGCATCGGTGACCTCTGCAATCGTCTGCGAGAGGTTTGCCAGCATCCAGCGGTCGATAAGGGTGGACGGGGTGGTTGTCTCCGGTACCGGGCTTTCCTTATTGATCTGCATTAAGGAGAACCGGACGATGTTCCACATCTTGGTCTGGAACCGGGATGCGGCAATGACGTCGTTCCAGTTGAACTGGATGTCCTGACCGGTGGACGAGCCTGCGGCAGCCCACTGACGAAGTGCGTCCACACCGTAGGGTCCCATGACGTCCTCGGGTCCGATTACGTTGCCGCGCGATTTGGACATCTTGAATCCGTCTTCGCCGAGCACCATGCCGTTGATGAGGATGCCGTCCCAGGGTTTTTCGCCGAGGAGTGCCATGCTGCGGAGGATGGTGTAGAACGCCCAGGTCCGGATGATGTCGTGGCCCTGCGGACGGATCTGTGCCGGGAAGTGCGGCGGCATGCCGGAGCCGTCCCAGCCGGTGACGTGCAGGTCGGTGATGGAGGAGTCCATCCACGTGTCAAGTACATCCGTTTCGCCGGTAAACGAGGTCCCGCCGCATTTCGGGCAGGCGTGTTTTGGTTTGTCGATGGTCGGGTCGATCGGGAGGTCTGCTTCGTCGGGGAGAATCATTTCGCCGCATTTGTCACAGAACCAGACCGGGATCGGGGTGGCAAACAGCCGCTGACGGGAGATGCACCAGTCCCATTCCATCTGTTCCGCCCAGTTTTCGAGGCGCTGGAGCATGTGTTCGGGATACCATTTGATCTCGCGGGCAGCTTTGACGATCTCGTCTCCTTTGACCCGGACGAACCACTGACGTTCGGAGAGGATTTCGATCGGGGTCTTGCATCTCCAGCAGCCGCCGACGCGCTGGTCGATCTGTTTTTGATCTTTGAGGATGCCGAGCGCTTTCATGTCGGCAAGAATTGCCGCGCGGCATTCCTTGGTGGTCATGCCTTCGTATTTGCCGCAGAGGGCGGTCATGGTTCCTTTGGTGGAGAGCGCTTTCCGGAGCGGGAGGTGGTGTTTCTTCCACCAGAACACATCGGTTTTGTCACCGAACGTACAGATCATCACCGCACCCGAACCGAAGTTCATGTCAACGGCGTCGTCGGCGATGATGGTAACGTCGTGGCCGAAGATCGGCACACGAAGTGTTTTGCCGACGATGTCGGTGTAGCGGTCGTCGTCGGGGTGAACGGCAACGGCAACGCAGGCGGCGAGGAGTTCGGGACGGGTGGTGGCAATTTCCAGACCGTCGAAGTCGAAGAAGTTGAGGAGCGTGGTTCCTTCGTAGTAGGATACCTCGGCGAAGGCAATTGCGGTTTCGCAGCGGGTGCAGTAGTTGACCGGGTGTTCGTCCTGATAGATGTAGCCGTCTTTAAGCATGCGCAGGAAGGAGAGCTGCGTTTTGGCGTAGTAGTACGGCTCCATGGTGATATATTCGTTGCTCCAGTCAACGGAGAATCCCATGGTGCGCAGGGACTGCCGCATCTTTTCGATGTTTTCGACGGTGAGTTCACGGCACATGCGGCGGAATTCTTCGCGGGAGACGTCGTTTTTGGTGATGTTGTGGGTCTCTTCGACCTTGACTTCGGTCGGGAGGCCGTGACAGTCCCATCCCTGCGGGAACATGACGTTGTAGCCGGTCATGCGTTTGTACCGGGCGATGATATCCATGTAAACCCAGTTTAAGGCGTGGCCTATGTGGAGTTTGCCGGTCGGATACGGCGGCGGGGTGTCGATGATGTATTGGGGTTTTTTGGAGTGCGTATCGAAGTAGAAATCGGTATCGTTCCATTCGGCAAGCCACCGTTTTTCGACGGCGGTAAAGTCGTATGTTTTGGGAAGCTCCTCTGGGAGTGACATCTGCAGTAGTTTTTGTTTTTCTTTGCATTTGATTGTTATTGAGAGAAAAAGAGCAGGGGATAAAAGCGGGGAGCGGTCCCGGGAGGATGAACCGGGAGAGAGGTATGTGCAATTTACCAGTATAATGCCGGATCGCAGAAACGGTAGACGCGACACGAGAGGGTCGTGCCGGTTGCAAATCATATGGAAATAGCGGCTCCCCGCATCAACGATGTTGTTCTTTGAGTGGTAACGATTGCCCGCGGATCTGCTCCTGGACAGATCCGTTTTTTGCAAGCGCTACAGAGATAGTATTGGCTTTCCCACTATTAAATAGATTTGTTTAAAAAATTAGATAAATACGTTAAATAATGTTTACAAAAATGCGGGAAGAGTCCCAGGGGTATTTTCCGGGATCAAAGGTCTGGTGGCAAGGTTTGTCTACAGGATATGTATTGCATAACGAAGAACATGTGATTTGGAGGTTTATTCCAGTTCTTCCCGCATGATGTCTGTGAAATGATAACGATCTGATCTATCCTGCCCTGATGATCGGGTCGCTACCTGTTAGTATATGTATTGAATATATTAAATATTTTTGTTAAAAATTCCAAGAGATAAAATAAAAATAGTGAACAAAAAGGAGTTACTGGCCTCCCCTCTTTCCTTCTACTGCAATGGAGCTTGGTCTGAAAAGAATAACATGAACCTTACACTCGCTCAAAGTACTGTGATTATCGGTTGGTGAGATAGCTTGTGCTGATGTAATCCGACGAAAACTACAGCAACAGAGATACAAAAAAAGAAGAGAATTTTTTTACCAGACCGAAAGACGGTCTTCGGGTGCAAGGTACATCCCGTCACCCTCTGTTACGTTGAAGGTGTCGTAGAACTCCTGCACCTGCTGTACAATTGCGTTGGTACGCAGATATCCCGGTGGGTGGGCATCGGTCCGGGTCTGAAGTTCAAGAATGTTTTGGGACGCCTGTTCTTTCCAGAGCGTTGCATAACTGGTAAAGAATGTTGTGTAATCAAAGTCTTCCATGGTGCCTGCAATCTCCAGCATGCAGGAAAGCCCGCCCAGATCTGCTACTGTCTCTCCGATTGTCAGCTGACCGTTTACAAAAACGCCCGGCAGTACTTCAAACTGACCAAAGTACTCTGCAACTTTTGCGGTACGGTTTGCAAATGCGGCTTTATCTTCCGAGGTCCACCAGTTTTTGAGGTTCCCGTCTTTGTCAAACTGACTGCCGCCCGTATCAAAACCGTGGGTGATCTCATGTCCGATGATCATACCGATGGTGCCCATCATTTTTTCCTCGGAGGCTTCGGGATCATAGAAATCTCCGCCCAGAATACCTGCCGGAATATTGATGGAGTTGTCCAGGAAGTAATAGAATGCATTGACCGTCTGCGGGGCAGCCTGTGTGGTGATCCACATATTACTGTCAATAGGAGTGAGAGCCTTCTGAACGTTCTGTTCCCGATTCATCTCTTTAATCGCCATGACGTTGGTGAGCAGATTCCCTCCCTCCTCTTTGGATTTGAGGGTAAGGCCCGTGTAGTCATACAGAGACCAGTCATCGGGATAGGCAACCCGGACCTTGAGTGCATCCAGCTTCTCGATGGCTTTCTTACGGGTATCCTCCCCAAGCCAGGAGGTGTTCTGCAGACGCTCCCGATAGACGGCGACAACTTTGGTGATGAGTTCTTCTACATCCTGTTTGGTTTTGGGCTGCACATACGCGTCCGCATACATCTTCCCGACCGCCATATCAAGTAAACTGCTGGTTGTTTCGTACGCGGTCTGATTCAGATCAGGGTGAATCTCACTCCCGGCTATCGCGCTTGAGGACTCCGTCAGGATATCCAGACACTCCTGATCCAGTACTGCGGCACCGGCCATCAGGGTATTGCGGAGGAGGATTGCTTTGAATCCCTCAACATTTTCCTCTGTGTAGAGTTCGTTCATCTTCTCAAGCCAGTCCGGCTCGGTCAGAATGAACCGGTCAACACCTGCACTAATATAGGGCTGAAGGAAATCTGTTACCGGAAATGTCGGTGAGAGTTCTTTCAGTTCCCGGGTTGAGACCGGGTTATAGATCGACTCCTGATATCCCGGAACCGATGAGGCGGATAATCCGTCGCAGGCTGATGCAATTTTGCTTTCCAGTGCGAAGAGTACCTCATTGATATTCGCGGCTTCTTCTTTGGTGTAGCCGGCGCGTATGAGGAGTTTTTGGAATGATACGGCATTTGCTGCTTTCTGACGCTCTCCGGAAGGAGTTATGTTGCGGTAGTCGTCCATGTTGCCTAAGGAGAGGCTCGGCGCACCGATGTAGACGGCATTGTGTGTGCTGTCTTTGAAGTCCGCCATAATAGATACCCCCATAGGTGCACCGGCGATTTTGCCTTTGTCGTCTGTCAGGTATGCGGTTAGATCATCGATTGTTTTGATCTTTTGAATATCTTCGACAAACGGCATAATCGGCGTCATTCCAAGCGCATTGCGGGTATCCATGTCGATGAAGTCATGATACAGCTGCTGAACCAGTTTTGCTTCATGGCTCGTCTGCGTGGTATCGTCCATCAGGGCGAGAATTTCCTGAGTTACCTCATCATTTCGCTCGGTAAAGGTGGAAATCATCATTTTATCGGCAGGAATTTTTGATGAGGACAACCACTCTTTGTTAACTGCGGCGTGGAAATCGT encodes:
- a CDS encoding valine--tRNA ligase — its product is MSLPEELPKTYDFTAVEKRWLAEWNDTDFYFDTHSKKPQYIIDTPPPYPTGKLHIGHALNWVYMDIIARYKRMTGYNVMFPQGWDCHGLPTEVKVEETHNITKNDVSREEFRRMCRELTVENIEKMRQSLRTMGFSVDWSNEYITMEPYYYAKTQLSFLRMLKDGYIYQDEHPVNYCTRCETAIAFAEVSYYEGTTLLNFFDFDGLEIATTRPELLAACVAVAVHPDDDRYTDIVGKTLRVPIFGHDVTIIADDAVDMNFGSGAVMICTFGDKTDVFWWKKHHLPLRKALSTKGTMTALCGKYEGMTTKECRAAILADMKALGILKDQKQIDQRVGGCWRCKTPIEILSERQWFVRVKGDEIVKAAREIKWYPEHMLQRLENWAEQMEWDWCISRQRLFATPIPVWFCDKCGEMILPDEADLPIDPTIDKPKHACPKCGGTSFTGETDVLDTWMDSSITDLHVTGWDGSGMPPHFPAQIRPQGHDIIRTWAFYTILRSMALLGEKPWDGILINGMVLGEDGFKMSKSRGNVIGPEDVMGPYGVDALRQWAAAGSSTGQDIQFNWNDVIAASRFQTKMWNIVRFSLMQINKESPVPETTTPSTLIDRWMLANLSQTIAEVTDAMENYLFDKGLKLIRDFAWNVLADEYLELVKGRLYSTDPDRAGAVYTLRTTMDALCTMLSPYIPFFAQECYHHLSGGKRIIDHPWADFSYTDADAVRDGELVVKIVGVLRKYKHDAGLALNAPLGEVTIYTPSHDVNDAGDLGRTVNGTVIWKAEEPSLEKKVGDVVFNKGVVGKTLRSKAGAFMAAVNALPDADKVTPPAAILVDGEETAVPEGAWTTSFVYSVSGEAVDVIMVDDVMITVRKA
- a CDS encoding M13-type metalloendopeptidase, translating into MKIGKRIGAALLVVVVLIAAAGCVATPQNETIVSPTGENAGSGWIVSDLAGSVTADMNISVQDDFHAAVNKEWLSSSKIPADKMMISTFTERNDEVTQEILALMDDTTQTSHEAKLVQQLYHDFIDMDTRNALGMTPIMPFVEDIQKIKTIDDLTAYLTDDKGKIAGAPMGVSIMADFKDSTHNAVYIGAPSLSLGNMDDYRNITPSGERQKAANAVSFQKLLIRAGYTKEEAANINEVLFALESKIASACDGLSASSVPGYQESIYNPVSTRELKELSPTFPVTDFLQPYISAGVDRFILTEPDWLEKMNELYTEENVEGFKAILLRNTLMAGAAVLDQECLDILTESSSAIAGSEIHPDLNQTAYETTSSLLDMAVGKMYADAYVQPKTKQDVEELITKVVAVYRERLQNTSWLGEDTRKKAIEKLDALKVRVAYPDDWSLYDYTGLTLKSKEEGGNLLTNVMAIKEMNREQNVQKALTPIDSNMWITTQAAPQTVNAFYYFLDNSINIPAGILGGDFYDPEASEEKMMGTIGMIIGHEITHGFDTGGSQFDKDGNLKNWWTSEDKAAFANRTAKVAEYFGQFEVLPGVFVNGQLTIGETVADLGGLSCMLEIAGTMEDFDYTTFFTSYATLWKEQASQNILELQTRTDAHPPGYLRTNAIVQQVQEFYDTFNVTEGDGMYLAPEDRLSVW